The following is a genomic window from Pedobacter sp. KBS0701.
TATGCTTAAAGGATTTTTTAACGTACCTACCCCGGTTAACGAGCCCATTAATAGCTATGCACCAGGCACAAAAGAACGTTCGCTTTTAAAAGAAGCTATTGCCGAGGCGCGTGCTAAACAATTGGATATTCCGATGTTTATTGGCGGACAAGAGGTACATACTAAAAATAAAAAGAAAGTTGTAGCTCCACATGATCATCAACATGTACTGGCTTCCTTTAGTTATGGCGATAAAAACCATGTAAAACAAGCCATAGATGCTGCTTTGACTGCCAAGGCAGATTGGGAAGCTTTAGCCTGGGAACATAGAGCTGCTATTTTTATGAAAGCTGCTGATTTGTTTGCTACAAAATACCGCTACCAAATTAATGCGGCAACCATGCTTGGGCAAAGTAAAAACGCCTATCAGGCTGAAATTGATGCCGCTTGCGAACTGGTGGATTTTTTGCGTTTTAACGTAAGTTATATGCAGGATATTTATGGCCAACAGCCACCGGTATCTCCAAATGGCATGTGGAACAGAACAGAACAACGTCCTTTAGAGGGATTTATATTTGCTTTAACACCTTTCAACTTTACTGCAATTGCTGGTAATTTACCTGCTTGTGTAGCCATGATGGGTAATGTGGTGGTGTGGAAACCTGCAGATACCCAGGTTTATGCGGCTAATGTAATTATGAATGTTTTTCGCGAAGCAGGCTTACCTGACGGCGTAATTAATCTTATTTTTGCAGATGGTCCTGAAGTTGGCGATGTGGTTTTTAATCATGCTGATTTTGCAGGCATTCACTTTACAGGCTCAACAAAAGTTTTTCAGGAAATTTGGAAAACAATTGGAACAAACATCCATAAATATAAATCATACCCTCGCATCGTTGGCGAAACTGGTGGTAAAGATTTTATCCTGGTTCATCCAAGTGCAGATGTTGCTGCTTCAGTTACTGCAATTGTTAGGGGCGCGTTCGAATATCAGGGACAAAAATGTTCTGCAGCCAGCCGTACTTATATTCCAAAAAGCCTGTGGCCTGAGATTAAAAAATTAATGATCAGAGATTTAGCTTCATTTAAAATGGGCGGAACAGAAGATTTCTGTAACTTTATTAATGCCGTTATTGATGAGCGTTCTTTTGATAAACTGGCTAAATATATCGATCAGGCTAAAAAAGATAAAGGTGTAGAAGTTATTGCCGGTGGAAACTATGACAAGAGCAAAGGTTATTTCATCGAACCTACTGTTTTAGTGGTTGATGATCCGAAATATACCACCATGTGTGAGGAACTTTTTGGTCCGGTATTATCTGTTTACGTATACGAAGATGAGGAATTTGACCAGATTTTAGAAATAATCGATACCACTTCACCCTATGCCTTAACAGGAGCTATTTTATCACAAGATAGATATGCTATAGAAAAAGCCAGTTATGCTTTACGCAACTCTGCTGGTAATTTTTACATTAACGATAAATGTACAGGTGCCGTAGTTGGGCAACAACCATTTGGCGGAGCAAGAGGATCAGGTACCAATGATAAAGCCGGGGCAATGATTAATTTATTGCGTTGGGTTTCTCCACGTACCATTAAAGAAACTTTTAATCCTCCAACTGATTACCGTTATCCCTTCTTAGCAGAAGATTAATATTAAATATAAGGCCAGACATTATTGTCTGGTCTTTTTTATTTGTGATACTCGTTTGCAAACCAGATTGAGGAGATAAGGGATTGTAACACATAAATTTATCAAACACACGATCTGCCTATTTAAAGATGTAAAACCAATCTTCTTTTTTACTGTTTTATATAAGCAGTTTAAGTAAGATTATGAAAAACACAAAAGATAATAACGAGAATTTATCTGATAAAAATGCAGATAACTCGGCAGATAAAACCAATATGCCCGATCAGTTGGTACCCCGCCACCGCAGCAACGATAACGAAAAGAAAAATACGGTAGAAAGCGATGCCGGTAATCTGGGTAGAAATTTTGGAAGAGGTGATTTTGGATCCGAAGAAGCCAGAGAAGATGCCGAAAAAGGCAATAAAGGCCATGCAGGCAACATGCCGAACAGTACAGAAAAATGAAAGCTCCCGATGTAAAACCGGAAGCTTTCCCTAACAACTAAAAAATAACACCTATGGGGTGTTTTATCCTACCTTAAATGCAGGGGCAACATCATCAAGACAAGTACAAGTTACTTTCAGGTCTTTGATGATTCCTGTTTTCAGGCTATAAACCCAGGCATGTACAGCTAATTCCTGTCCATTTGCCCAGGCACTTTGTACAATCGAAGTATTGGTCACATTTGCTGCACCCTCGATGGCGTTTAACTCCACTAAACGGTCAAAACGTTGCTCCGGATCTTTAATGGTAGCCATCTCACGTTCGTGTGTACGGTACACATCGCGGATATTTCTCAGCCAGTTGTCAATAATACCCACTTGTTTATTACCCAAAGCAGCTTTAACACCACCGCAACCATAATGGCCGCAAACAATAACATGTTTAACCTTTAATACATTAATAGAATAATCCAGTACTGAAAGCAGGTTCATATCGGTATGTACAACCACATTGGCTATATTTCTATGTACAAAAATGTCACCAGGTCTGGTATTCGTAATCTGGTTGGCCGGTACACGGCTATCTGAACAGCCAATCCATAAAACCGGTGGGCTCTGGCCTTCTGATAATTTATCAAAAAAGGCAGGATCGTTGTCTATTGTATCTTTAACCCAGTCTTTATTACCCTGTAATAAGTTCTCGTAAGTTATATCTTCTGTATCTATTGTTTTTGCGCACATAACTATAATTTATTAATATCTTCTTCTACTTTAATATTTAATTTTGGTACTGTATAATGTTTTTGGATGTTCTCCAAGGTAACGACAATGCCTTTTGTATAAGCATTATGTTTATAATTGTAAATGGTTTCCAATACATCAGGATCAATATACCTGGCATTCGAACCATCAATAATTACATTTGTTTCTTTAGGGATATTCGTTAAAACGACCTGTATCGCTGCTTTATTTAAAAAAGAAACCTCTTCTGCTAGTTTAATCCTGATATTCTTTTTGTCGCCTTCGTTCGTAATTCTGTAAAAAAAGGGGTTGCGCATATTGGTACGTAATAAATAAAAAACTG
Proteins encoded in this region:
- the pruA gene encoding L-glutamate gamma-semialdehyde dehydrogenase, which gives rise to MLKGFFNVPTPVNEPINSYAPGTKERSLLKEAIAEARAKQLDIPMFIGGQEVHTKNKKKVVAPHDHQHVLASFSYGDKNHVKQAIDAALTAKADWEALAWEHRAAIFMKAADLFATKYRYQINAATMLGQSKNAYQAEIDAACELVDFLRFNVSYMQDIYGQQPPVSPNGMWNRTEQRPLEGFIFALTPFNFTAIAGNLPACVAMMGNVVVWKPADTQVYAANVIMNVFREAGLPDGVINLIFADGPEVGDVVFNHADFAGIHFTGSTKVFQEIWKTIGTNIHKYKSYPRIVGETGGKDFILVHPSADVAASVTAIVRGAFEYQGQKCSAASRTYIPKSLWPEIKKLMIRDLASFKMGGTEDFCNFINAVIDERSFDKLAKYIDQAKKDKGVEVIAGGNYDKSKGYFIEPTVLVVDDPKYTTMCEELFGPVLSVYVYEDEEFDQILEIIDTTSPYALTGAILSQDRYAIEKASYALRNSAGNFYINDKCTGAVVGQQPFGGARGSGTNDKAGAMINLLRWVSPRTIKETFNPPTDYRYPFLAED
- the can gene encoding carbonate dehydratase — its product is MCAKTIDTEDITYENLLQGNKDWVKDTIDNDPAFFDKLSEGQSPPVLWIGCSDSRVPANQITNTRPGDIFVHRNIANVVVHTDMNLLSVLDYSINVLKVKHVIVCGHYGCGGVKAALGNKQVGIIDNWLRNIRDVYRTHEREMATIKDPEQRFDRLVELNAIEGAANVTNTSIVQSAWANGQELAVHAWVYSLKTGIIKDLKVTCTCLDDVAPAFKVG